In Calliopsis andreniformis isolate RMS-2024a chromosome 9, iyCalAndr_principal, whole genome shotgun sequence, the genomic window atatatttaatatttatcgtGTATCCACGTAATAGGCCCAATTGATTATTTAGTCCTTTAACTATTTAATGCTGAATGACTTTGTGAGGCTATTTGCTGACATTCGCCTGCAGAGTTCAAATACTATTAATTCATTAAGGCACAAAGTTGCATATATTGAAATTAAGTTGTTATTGACAAAACGTAGATGTATACTCCTTATACATTATTATGCCAAGACAAAAaaacattttataataatagaCATTATATAGACGATCACTGAATGATGAAGATTCGCGAAAAAAGTCTATAACTTACAAAAGACTAGTGTACTCCTTTGTTATAAAtccttcaaatttttcaattttcaaaacgtTGTAGAATCTAAATATTAAGCTAACTTTTGAAATTCCGTTTTATAACAGTAACATAAAGAAACAGAAATCAATaatgtaaatttaaaaaaaaattttttcgttTATGCAACTTTGGACTTTAATGGATTAACGTTATCATAGACTATTATTAAGTTTAACATTAAGATTCATGAAAATtgtattcttttttaaataggGCACTAACGACGTGGATGTTATCGAGCCTCTTGACCGAAGAAACGTTCGAGTGAGGATACCAACTGCCTGCGATGCACGACACGGTCTGGGCGAGTTTGTGATAATGGCCAAACGACGGCTTGGTGACCTTGTACTGGTTTGTGCACCGAGATTGGAAACTTGGGTGAAAACAGTCCGTGAACTCGAAAGCGCACCATGCGTTCTTCGAAGTTAGTGTACAACGAATATGCAACGAAGTGCTTGTAAATAAACTGTATTTTTATGTCTTGTACGATACGAATATCATCGATCTCTGAACTGTGATATTGTTTTGTAAAAAATTTTATCTTAACGATAAATATAGTATCTTTTTGGTGGGATTTTCAAATTGTTACGCAATTTGATAAATCAATTATCCTTTATCCCGCGAGGTTTTACCACTACACTTGAATTGTCTCTGTTTATCTTATCTTAAATCTGGGTAATTTCAATAATTACATTTTTCATATGAGTTTTACCGATTTTATATCGAATTCATAAATGCATACAAGACAAGAACTTCATAAATACCGTTGATTCGTTCTTACTCTATACATTCCATCACGAATTTTTTTTGACAATCATAAAGCGATGTACGTGAATACACGTACATAGAATAACACAGCCACAACGAAACAAGAGGAAATAAGATTTCAGCAGGAACTAAACGAACGTTCAAATTGAATGCTCCAAGCACATTCCGTTTATGCTATGAGGACAATATTCGTCAAGTTtatatcgaattattattcgatATTATTGTTATATTCACAACTTTTCGAGTGCTCAGCTTTTTTTACTGCCCCATTACAAAATTATGTGTTGTATCAAGGAATTCGTTGTAGTCATGGATGATATAAATTCCTTGAAATAAAAAGACTAGCCTCCTTATACGCATTGAATTCTCTTATGCCATATTATTCTAACAGGTGCGGCATATGGTCCCATAACTGATTTTCAATAAATACGTCTGTCTATAACTGCATTCGCTCACTGGCGACTACTAAATTCCTTTTTTGTAATTGAAAAAAGTCACTGCATTCGATTGTATGAAACAAGACGAGACTATAATACGATACCATTGTCGAATCGTGTGCTTGGAGCATGGCACATAAAACACTGCACGATATTTGTCGTCCGTTAGCCGCCCATTAGACCTACATTACGATTGTAAAATGCGACATAAATACATTCGCGCGAacccacacacatacacacaccatACACAAAGTAAGCTCATGTATGCACACGATCAAATGTAACGGCGAACTATTTTATACAGCAATGCACAGTAATTAGTATCTGTACTATTTTACGACTATTGCGTTGTCGTATAAGGATAATTGGGACACAATGGTAAGACAAAATCATCCATATTCGGTAAGACAACTAGCTTTTCAAATTCCCTGAGCAACTTAGCTTCTATCCACTTAGTTATATAAACGATATTAACGGTTCTCTCACCAACCACGGACTTCACAGTGAGAGTGACTTTCGGCACGGGTTTGAAACCGTACCACAAACGATCGGACGGTGCCGGTGGAATGTTCACAGATAGGCAACCTTCTATGCTCGAAACGGTTACCATCAATCGGATCTCCGTATTCGAAACACCTTCCATGGCCCTTCGAACGTAGGACAGTTCGGTAGCCTAACAAACAATATCAAGCGTGTAAAGAACGGATAATACTTAACAAAAAATGTAACTATCCggtacaatataattattagACTGCGGATCTTTTTGCATTTATGGGAATTCTAAATATGCAAAAAGTTACAGAATgtacataatatgcaaaatacaaaaaataaagtACAAATATAATatctgaagtatgaaatacatttttatttagGCTCCATCGTTTTActatgtttttaaaaatatgctccataaaaattcgcagtctaATAATGATACAAATTTTAAAAGAGGAAATATAAACGTGAAGAACACTTACGTGTTGAAAATATTTATTGGCAGCTATCCTATCCACCATACTGAGCAATTTTCTTCTGGATGATTGTGTCGAACTACAAAAATCAAAAAGAAGCAAAAACGAATAAACTTTTCAGCATGAGCAAGAATCATAGGAAAAGGTCATAATGGCATCTTTAATTTTCTATTACCTTGTTTCTTTGGCCGCGTTATATATCTGTGTTCTAGATGTAGTCTGATCGTCGTCTTCTGTAGAGGTTTCCGGTGTGTCTTCCATGTCACTGTCAAAAATTGGTGACCTAGCCACCGATTCGTGTTTTTCTGTGGGTACCATAACACTGTTGCCAGTGTTGCTGGATATAGATCCACCACTGCCGCCGGTTTTTGTCAGTTTCATCAAATTTAGTTTCGTTTCAACGGTCATGGTCAGGCATCCTTTATATGTTATATCTAAGTCGAGCCAAAGACCTCTTTCGTTTGTCACTGGTTTAGTCACACTGCGAATGATAGGTGCACCTTGACCTATCGCTACCTCCGAAACTAGAAGGCACTCCATAAAGTATGGTAGTTTTATACTAGATAATttacgttgtattttatcctgtaTAAGATTAATAGTTTCTGGACATCTGTGTACATCGAACAGTATACGAGCTATTAAACAGTTAATCCAAAGTGTATTGTCAGCATGCAAAGTAGACTTGCTTTCCGAAGTAGAAGAAGAACCAACATCTAGATACTTTGTCATGTAAGCGTTATAGTTAAGCTCAGGTACGCTTTCAATCGAGTTAATGGATGAATTGCAACTTTTCGATTCTGTAATAATGGTTCGCTGTGCTATCGATGACGTTGCATTTGTTGATGATGATGCTTCGGATGAGAACGATTGCGAATCTTGGGTTTTAGCACGTCGAGATACTGCTGAAGTCAAACGTCTGAACCAATCTTCTTTTTCGCGATCAGCTCTAGCaaacatgaataatttcaattcgTTATTTTGTTCGCCGTTCTTTGAACTTTTTTTGAAAGGACTTCTTAAATGTTTAAATTGCGTCAATCCATCTATTGTTTCCCATTCTTCTTTTTCATCATCTCGTTGCTGCATTTCTCCTTCATCTTCTTCCTCGTTCTCTTCCATTGTCGCAAATGTCTCCTCTTCCTTTACCTTCGCTTCCTCATCCTCTTCCTGTTTGTTATCGTAGTTGTACTCATCTTCATCTTCTTCGTCATCGTCTTCGTCATCATCGTCATCATCTAcctcttccttttcttcttcctcttctttctcCATCAGCTTTTTTCTCTTGTCCTCCTTCTTTCCTTGTTCGCTgtcgttttttattttattttccttgCCTATATTTAATCTTCGTTTTCTGAACTTTGTTCCGTTTGACGCTTCTCGACGTTTCTTTTCCTCCTTATCTTTCTTGTAATGGTACTCACTACGATCTTTTTTCATCATTTTTCTTATCATATCAGTTACCTTGTCTTCTTCCTTTCctttcttatattttatttcttctttttcatcATTTTTCACCCCTGCATTTTCCGAAAATGATTCAACATATTCCAAACATTCACCGTTAAATTCCTCATTATTGGAATCCTGATTGCAACTTTCGCCgtcgtcatcatcatcatcataatTAAAGAAATCATCATCATCCTCTGCAACTTCATCATCATCGTCTTCTTCTTGTTCTTCGTTTCGTTCTGTGATCGACGACTCTTCGTCTTCAGCTTCGATGAACCAAGTTCCATGATCATTACTCATTTCTTCCCATTTTGTTACGTGTTTTTTGTTAGATCCATACTTTACTCGTTTTTTTGAAACCGGCTTATAATGATAATCGCCTATTGAGCATTCATCGTTAATCGAACTTTTCAAAGTTACGTTACAAATTAAAGCTTCTTTTTTAAGAGTTATGCAGATTGGATACTTTTTACTCCATCTCCTTCTTCTAGCGAGTCCATGAGGGAGGAGTTCTATTTTCGCCCCTGTCAAATCATAAACTCTTCTCTTGGTAAATTTCAATTTATGTTTCGGTTCATCCCAAACAGCTTTTTTGGGTATCTTCATTCTAGTTTCCATTATACGTAAAATACTGCCCTCCAATCTGAAATAAACAGATTTTGTGCGCGCTACGCGGTAATTACTAGGTTCGTAGCGGTATGGCAATTCATTCAACCAGCCTTGAAATCTCTCGATCACAGCATGTTCTTCTACTGCTGGAATTTCTAAAACGGGTATTACTGGCTTAGGTACAAATTTCTCATCCGGTAAAGTTGTCAAAATTTCCTTAATCTTTGCTACTATATCGTAAACTGTAATCGTTGCGAAGACACCTATGCTAAACCCAAATAAATACTCCGGTATAGAAatcacataataaatacaaaaaatagCAACGAAAACAGCAATTGATCTGAACATTGCTTGATACATCAATTGCTGTACTAAATGCGAGAAGATCGCGTCAAAGttcgttttctttttaattGTGGTTGAATGCATGTGAGAAGActgttgatgtttgggattatcCGTTATTGTATGAGTAGTACTGTGAGATGACTCTACCTTTGGAGAATCAGTCTTTGACTGAGAAACAACTTCATCATTGATATCTTGCGAGAATTCAGAGGCTTCAACTCCACTCTCTACGCTCTCATCCTGTATATTTTTGTCTTTTAAACCAGTCTTTACTCCAGAAAATGCAACATATCGAACAGGATTGCTTTTTTTATGAACAACTGTTGCAGGTGTTTGTTCAATTATCTGTTTATCGCTAGTTTTTTCATCACAGGGGGTAATATTTCCTTGATCCTCCGATTCGCTAATACTGGAACTTTCTGCCCGAGAGTAACTTCGTTTCCTTTTGTCactttttatttcagataactTTTCCTCAAATGTTTTAGTTATCTTTCCTCTAATTTCTGAAAACATTTTCCATGGATCTAGAGGTGGGGTACCTCCTTCTGGTAAGATATTCTCTGCACTATTAGACCGATTTTCTGAACTGTTTTCAGTAATGTCCACTTCATGTGTCGATTTTCTTTCTGTACATTTCAATGGGGTTGATGATACTGCCTTAGATGAGATCTTTTCAAATTCAGGTGTTAATCTCTTTTCTTCATCTGTACTTGGATATATTTCTTCAAGCTCATCATCGTTGGCATGGTAATGTATTACAGGTACAGACGTGGCAATAGGTTTACCttgcaaagaaaaaaaatatcaaTTGAAAATCATGTCAATAGCAAATTTTATCTACGTATTTTTAAGTCTTCTCACCTTTCATCATAGCCAATGTCACTTTTTTTGGACTGTGCTTAGTGTTCATGATGATAGCAAAATATTCGTTCTAATATTCAATTAACGTACGGATTTTTTCAAAATGCGTGTATCGATTTGCTGCGACCATCTTGCGCGATCTCACATTGATCTACTTAATTTGTACTTACGCATTTGACAGTGATCTCGCGTAAACATTTTACCTTTGATTGACGTTTAATCTTGGTGTCGTCTTTCTATGTGTGCACGTGTAACGATAAGATTCAGTACCGACGACATCACGATTATTCCAGATTATTCTACAATTGATGATTTTGTAAAATCTTTAACGATTCTTGATCAACGAATTGCAATATAAAGTGAAAAAACGTCAACTGTACGACAATCTTACGATTCTCACCAATGAAGTTACTATTACTGCTACTGCTACTAGTCACTACTACCACTTCACCTACCAGAATGACTGATGTTAGTTTGTTGCTTTATGCGTACTGCCTTAAAGTTCAACTCTCAAACACTGTTCACTGTTCACCCATCCCATTGTCGACGTTTGTTGTTGATGTTTTGTTTCTTATGTTGCATATCATCGAACTTGTGCTTGTGTACAAGGCGTATGTGCCGTAATACTATtttgataatatatttatttaaccACAGTATTTGTGCACGTCGAATTCGAAAGCGTCTCACTACAAAATATTCTAAGGAGTATGACGCGTCGGCGGCGGCGACGACGTTGGCGAAACGATGAATGAGTTAGTGCCATTGTGATTGTGTACGCAATATGGCTGTTATTGACTATATTATACACGACATAGGCGTATACAAACAtagatgaaatatttttttacaaattGGTACATAGAGACATGCAGTGTATTTCTACATACGACACAACACACGTGAGCCACGTGTCCATATCGTTATCGCTGTCCTTTGAATGCATGCGCGATATCGTTGGTGGATAACTTCCACTAGACTGCGAATTGTTGATCATTTAGCATGAATGCTAAAAACGTTTAATTGCATCATCGAGATGATCGTTTTGGAAGCGATCATGCATACGAAGAAAATTAATGTTACTTTTGTACTTAAAATGCGTGCTACGTGAAATCTCGTTTTGCGACAATGATCACCTTGCGTCGCAATCGTGCACACAACAAATGGCAACGATAAACGTTCAAATGGATTTTTATTGACTTATGGAGTGTACATTGTCAAGTCATTTTTAGTGATATTTATGAGAAACATCAAGGCAGGGATTGCATGACAGAAAAATTATGGGAAATAGTTTCGAACAATATCCTGTGTGTACAGATTTGATGCAATGGAGGTTGTTGAAGAGTTACAATGATAATAACAATGCTTAAGCGTGATGAGGAGACAAGTGATTGCTTATCCTGAGGGAGAATGTGAGAGACTAAAGAAATCTTCCGCTATAGTCGTGCAGTTTACTTTTTGGAGCAGATCGAGTCTTGGTTTTTGTTCTATCAAAGTGTGATCGGATGACAAACTGCTGTTTGAAGGATGAAGCTAGAGCCTTTAAAGCTGATTTTTCTGGTTATTGGAATGGTGTTTTGTGATGTTAAATGGACAGCAGGATCAGAACAATTGGAATCTTTCAAAGAAAAAGAGGTATATCAACATCATCTATCCTTTGCTTGATGTTGTTAACTGGAAACTTTCTTATGTGAAGctaaattatgacgaatactatgtagTACAAACAGAGACGAAATACAGAATTGGTACCGGAACAAGATGACCCTCTTTTGATGTTTTCCACGCTTGATGGTTCCCTTATTGGCATAGGACAACGCTCAGGGAACATACTTTGGCGGCAAAGAGATGGTACTATGTGTATTTATCAAAGATTATACATACTAACAAGTGTCAAGAACTTAATGCAGTAATTGTTCCCAAATTGCGCATCTTTAAACACTAATAAATGACAAACCCTTCAATTTActcattttattctttttttactcatttcattcttatttaatttaatttttctattGACTTTGATAATGTATCGACAATGTAATATtttatagaataaaaaataatctgATTGCTGTCATGTTTGGTATTACTTTCATTAGAAAGATTTTCTGTATGCACtagttacattttcaaaaatgtaaaacaaaaaatacaaaaattttgaTGTACATTTTTGGGTAACTTATTTCTTATTACTCGGTTTAAGAAAACCGAGGAACCAGCTCGAGCGACCCTAATTGACGACCtttatttaagataaaagtCAAAGAAACTGTTCTCCAAAATAAAAAGCGTATTAGTTTTCCAAATCGCGCGCTCATGATACCGATGCACACGCGATTTGGAAGAATTTACTATACAATTATTTACACGTCTGTTTCAGAACCGGTTGTCAAAGTACCCGTTGATCTCACTCAATCTTCCACGTATGTAAAATTAAATAGCGTTTTCTAAAATGTTATGCCTTTCTTTGTCCAACTTTTTTATACATTTCAGACCAATGTTCTTACCAGATCCAAAGGACGGTTCTTTGTATGTGTTTGGAACAGAAACCGAAGCTTTAAAGAAATTACCCTTTACTATTCCTCAACTTGTTGCAAGCAGTCCATGTCGTAGCAGCGATGGCATattatacactggtagaaagATTGACACATGGTTTGGTGTTGATCCTCGTACCGGCGAAAAGGAGCACCTTCTGGGATTCGACAAAGTTAAAAATACATGTCCTGTAGATATGCAGGATATTGTTTTTGTTGGACGTACAGAGTATAATATCATTATGGTAGATAGCAAACGAAAAAACAGAAAGTGGAATGTTACATTCTACGATTATTCCGCTGCGAAAATGGAACCCGAAGGAGTGGACAATTATGGTTCGTTGCTATTTTGTTTCTAGTACTAGACGTCGATTTATTCTGAATTTGTAAGACATTAATTGTGAAtgtcatttttttatttacagATTTAGTTCATTTCACAACAAGTTCGACTGGACGTATTGTCACTGTTGACAGGAGATTGGGTATTATTTTATGGGAATTAGATGTACAGAGTCCAGTGATAGCGGTGTATATTGTAAAAGAAGAGGGCTTGTTAACGGTTCCATTTACCAGTGTCGCGGACGAAACGTTGGACCTTCTTCTAACGCGTTTTGCAAACAAACCGAGTGATATTCAGCTATAGTAAGTGACATAATCTTATCATgatttatttgttttagaccATGTATTCGTAATCTTTAgaaatatattatcatttttccTTACAGCCCCACATTGTACATCGGTCAACATAGACACGGACTTTATGCTTTACCGTCTCTTGTCGATTCAACAACAGCCACGATATCGAGTGATATTGAACAACTACTGCTCGAAGGTCCATTATCAGATTCGCGATTAAACGAAAATGATAACAAagttcctctatcctctgatAGTCCTGAGTACGTGGAAAGCACCGATGACACTGTCACTCAGCCTCGATATCGAAGTGTCATTACTCTAGGTATTCGTTCATAATAAACaaacaattaaaatataatatatatgtacaCGCTGGGGTTGTTTACTAATTAAGCTTTACTAATTTCATTGGAATAGGTCATTACGAAGTACCACCAGAATATAAATTACAAGATCAACAACCCCTTCAAATCACTGGTCGGTCCGATCCTGTAATCGAAACCTTACCATTACGATATTTAAATTCGACAAAAGACTCTTTGTCTCTCGATTTACAAAATGATAGTGGAGGATCAGCACCTCGCAATGAAGATGCAAACACCGAATCCTGGCGTGAATTTATACGGAATGTTTACACGACAAGCAAATGTTGGTTTAATCAACAGGAAAATAAAGCACTAAAATTAACATTAATTGTATTGTTGGGATGCATCCTAGCAATGTTTTGGTATTTAAACGCACAATTCAAAGAGTTTCAACAACTTTCGCAGGTACCTTTATTATTTTCCATTTTGTTTGTCGAATTCAAAATGGAAAAATTTTAAAGGAGTTTATTCTTTACAGCAAGGTTCACGAGAAAATAGTCGAACTAACGACTACTATGGCACACGATCAAACACACTTGCAGTACCTGAAGATATGGGCGAAGGCGTGGTAAAAGTTGGAAAAATAACTTTTGATACTGGACAAGTTTTAGGCAAGGGATGCGAAGGCACTTTCGTGTACAGGTAGACACTGATTACTTCCTGATTTGGACGCTTTCATAAATGAAACTCTACGTCATGTATTATATTTTCAGAGGCGAATTCGATGGTCGTTCTGTAGCAGTAAAACGTTTATTGCCCGATTGTTTTACGTTTGCTGATCGAGAAGTTGCGTTATTGAGAGAATCCGACGCGCATGCGAACGTTGTACGATATTTTTGTACCGAGCAAGACAGAATGTTTAGATACATCGCTTTGGAGTTAGCTGAAGCGACTTTACAGGACTACGTTGCGGGTCACTATGATAGGCAAAAGATATCCGTGAAAAGTATTTTACGGCAGGCTACGTCAGGACTAGCTCATTTACATTTTCTCGATATAGGTGAGTCGTTTGTGTTATACTCGACGCATGGTGACAACAATATCTTTTATATTTAACTTTTCTAACTATTATTCTGTGTGATTTGTAAATTACAGTGCATAGAGATATTAAACCACATAATGTTTTATTATCGGCACCGGGACCACGTGGAGAAGTTAGAGCTATGATATCGGATTTTGGACTGTGCAAGAAGCTACAATTAGGTCGTGTGTCTTTCTCGCGCAGATCGGGAGTAAC contains:
- the LOC143183834 gene encoding uncharacterized protein LOC143183834, whose protein sequence is MNTKHSPKKVTLAMMKGKPIATSVPVIHYHANDDELEEIYPSTDEEKRLTPEFEKISSKAVSSTPLKCTERKSTHEVDITENSSENRSNSAENILPEGGTPPLDPWKMFSEIRGKITKTFEEKLSEIKSDKRKRSYSRAESSSISESEDQGNITPCDEKTSDKQIIEQTPATVVHKKSNPVRYVAFSGVKTGLKDKNIQDESVESGVEASEFSQDINDEVVSQSKTDSPKVESSHSTTHTITDNPKHQQSSHMHSTTIKKKTNFDAIFSHLVQQLMYQAMFRSIAVFVAIFCIYYVISIPEYLFGFSIGVFATITVYDIVAKIKEILTTLPDEKFVPKPVIPVLEIPAVEEHAVIERFQGWLNELPYRYEPSNYRVARTKSVYFRLEGSILRIMETRMKIPKKAVWDEPKHKLKFTKRRVYDLTGAKIELLPHGLARRRRWSKKYPICITLKKEALICNVTLKSSINDECSIGDYHYKPVSKKRVKYGSNKKHVTKWEEMSNDHGTWFIEAEDEESSITERNEEQEEDDDDEVAEDDDDFFNYDDDDDDGESCNQDSNNEEFNGECLEYVESFSENAGVKNDEKEEIKYKKGKEEDKVTDMIRKMMKKDRSEYHYKKDKEEKKRREASNGTKFRKRRLNIGKENKIKNDSEQGKKEDKRKKLMEKEEEEEKEEVDDDDDDEDDDEEDEDEYNYDNKQEEDEEAKVKEEETFATMEENEEEDEGEMQQRDDEKEEWETIDGLTQFKHLRSPFKKSSKNGEQNNELKLFMFARADREKEDWFRRLTSAVSRRAKTQDSQSFSSEASSSTNATSSIAQRTIITESKSCNSSINSIESVPELNYNAYMTKYLDVGSSSTSESKSTLHADNTLWINCLIARILFDVHRCPETINLIQDKIQRKLSSIKLPYFMECLLVSEVAIGQGAPIIRSVTKPVTNERGLWLDLDITYKGCLTMTVETKLNLMKLTKTGGSGGSISSNTGNSVMVPTEKHESVARSPIFDSDMEDTPETSTEDDDQTTSRTQIYNAAKETSSTQSSRRKLLSMVDRIAANKYFQHATELSYVRRAMEGVSNTEIRLMVTVSSIEGCLSVNIPPAPSDRLWYGFKPVPKVTLTVKSVVGERTVNIVYITKWIEAKLLREFEKLVVLPNMDDFVLPLCPNYPYTTTQ
- the Ire1 gene encoding serine/threonine-protein kinase/endoribonuclease Ire1 isoform X1; the protein is MKLEPLKLIFLVIGMVFCDVKWTAGSEQLESFKEKEYKQRRNTELVPEQDDPLLMFSTLDGSLIGIGQRSGNILWRQRDEPVVKVPVDLTQSSTPMFLPDPKDGSLYVFGTETEALKKLPFTIPQLVASSPCRSSDGILYTGRKIDTWFGVDPRTGEKEHLLGFDKVKNTCPVDMQDIVFVGRTEYNIIMVDSKRKNRKWNVTFYDYSAAKMEPEGVDNYDLVHFTTSSTGRIVTVDRRLGIILWELDVQSPVIAVYIVKEEGLLTVPFTSVADETLDLLLTRFANKPSDIQLYPTLYIGQHRHGLYALPSLVDSTTATISSDIEQLLLEGPLSDSRLNENDNKVPLSSDSPEYVESTDDTVTQPRYRSVITLGHYEVPPEYKLQDQQPLQITGRSDPVIETLPLRYLNSTKDSLSLDLQNDSGGSAPRNEDANTESWREFIRNVYTTSKCWFNQQENKALKLTLIVLLGCILAMFWYLNAQFKEFQQLSQQGSRENSRTNDYYGTRSNTLAVPEDMGEGVVKVGKITFDTGQVLGKGCEGTFVYRGEFDGRSVAVKRLLPDCFTFADREVALLRESDAHANVVRYFCTEQDRMFRYIALELAEATLQDYVAGHYDRQKISVKSILRQATSGLAHLHFLDIVHRDIKPHNVLLSAPGPRGEVRAMISDFGLCKKLQLGRVSFSRRSGVTGTDGWIAPEMLNGNRTTCAVDIFSLGCVFYYVLSDGKHPFGDPLRRQANILCGESDLMALHDNVSQNDKELALVLIKAMIASDPSERPPVTAVYDHPIFWESSRVLGFFQDVSDRVEKEQTDSPALIALETNNEHVVRRDWRLFIDSEVATDLRKYRSYRGESVRDLLRALRNKKHHYRELSPEAQRNLGDIPDKFTDYWLSRFPRLLSHVWCAMQAFRNEPSLKDYYHIDYEFSNTSETEFSRSTIIHSTNYALSSTSWRGQDNIDWSPNKARYRGQRRKNDKKKPDVPLVWTLPSS
- the Ire1 gene encoding serine/threonine-protein kinase/endoribonuclease Ire1 isoform X2 is translated as MNRLSKYPLISLNLPHPKDGSLYVFGTETEALKKLPFTIPQLVASSPCRSSDGILYTGRKIDTWFGVDPRTGEKEHLLGFDKVKNTCPVDMQDIVFVGRTEYNIIMVDSKRKNRKWNVTFYDYSAAKMEPEGVDNYDLVHFTTSSTGRIVTVDRRLGIILWELDVQSPVIAVYIVKEEGLLTVPFTSVADETLDLLLTRFANKPSDIQLYPTLYIGQHRHGLYALPSLVDSTTATISSDIEQLLLEGPLSDSRLNENDNKVPLSSDSPEYVESTDDTVTQPRYRSVITLGHYEVPPEYKLQDQQPLQITGRSDPVIETLPLRYLNSTKDSLSLDLQNDSGGSAPRNEDANTESWREFIRNVYTTSKCWFNQQENKALKLTLIVLLGCILAMFWYLNAQFKEFQQLSQQGSRENSRTNDYYGTRSNTLAVPEDMGEGVVKVGKITFDTGQVLGKGCEGTFVYRGEFDGRSVAVKRLLPDCFTFADREVALLRESDAHANVVRYFCTEQDRMFRYIALELAEATLQDYVAGHYDRQKISVKSILRQATSGLAHLHFLDIVHRDIKPHNVLLSAPGPRGEVRAMISDFGLCKKLQLGRVSFSRRSGVTGTDGWIAPEMLNGNRTTCAVDIFSLGCVFYYVLSDGKHPFGDPLRRQANILCGESDLMALHDNVSQNDKELALVLIKAMIASDPSERPPVTAVYDHPIFWESSRVLGFFQDVSDRVEKEQTDSPALIALETNNEHVVRRDWRLFIDSEVATDLRKYRSYRGESVRDLLRALRNKKHHYRELSPEAQRNLGDIPDKFTDYWLSRFPRLLSHVWCAMQAFRNEPSLKDYYHIDYEFSNTSETEFSRSTIIHSTNYALSSTSWRGQDNIDWSPNKARYRGQRRKNDKKKPDVPLVWTLPSS